One Papaver somniferum cultivar HN1 chromosome 10, ASM357369v1, whole genome shotgun sequence genomic window carries:
- the LOC113315791 gene encoding uncharacterized protein LOC113315791: MTTTPVLSLPDFSKPFVLETDACAIGIGAVLMQEGGPIALFSKPLGPRAMSLSTYEKELMAVGSTVTKWIHYLQGRHFTIKTDHESIKYFLEQKITTGIQKKWLMKLLDRDKVLTSNFWQDLFKNLGTSLKLSTAYHPQTDGQTERLNACLENYFRCMTSHQPKNLMSWLDLAEWWYNTSYHTSLKISPFKSLYGYEAPHLAFPPSTITSVDSVEKYLKQRENLTYSQGSFN, translated from the exons ATGACCACTACTCCAGTCCTTTCTCTTCCAGACTTTTCCAAACCTTTTGTTCTTGAAACGGATGCTTGTGCTATTGGAATTGGAGCAGTCTTAATGCAAGAGGGCGGACCAATTGCCTTATTTAGCAAACCCTTAGGTCCTAGAGCAATGAGCCTGTCCACTTATGAAAAAGAACTAATGGCTGTGGGATCAACTGTGACTAAGTGGATACACTATTTACAAGGCCGTCATTTCACTATAAAGACTGACCACGAGAGCATAAAGTATTTTCTAGAGCAGAAAATCACTACTGGCATCCAGAAAAAATGGCTTATGAAGTTGCTGG ACAGGGACAAAGTGCTCACCAGCAATTTCTGGCAGGATTTATTCAAGAATTTAGGGACCAGTCTCAAGCTTAGTACTGCttaccaccctcagactgatgGCCAAACTGAAAGGCTCAATGCTTGTCTTGAAAACTATTTTAGATGTATGACTAGTCATCAACCAAAGAACTTGATGAGTTGGTTGGACTTGGCAGAGTGGTGGTACAATACTAGTTATCACACTAGCCTCAAGATATCTCCCtttaaatctttgtatggttatGAAGCTCCACATTTGGCTTTCCCACCTTCTACTATTACTTCAGTAGATTCAGTTGAGAAGTATCTAAAACAGAGAGAGAATCTTACTTATTCTCAAGGAAGCTTTAACTAA